The Candidatus Bathyarchaeota archaeon genome contains the following window.
TCCATGATCTTACGTATTGCTAAATGTGAGAATTATGAAAGACTGTTATCTATCTAATGCCGCAGTTCACAAATTAATCCAAGTGGCTGGAGCGGAAAGAATTGGGGACGATGCTGTAGAAGAATTGAGAAAAGTATTGGAAGAAATTGCAATAAATATTGGCAAAGATGCAATTGAACTTTCTTCTCATGCAGGAAGG
Protein-coding sequences here:
- a CDS encoding NFYB/HAP3 family transcription factor subunit, coding for MKDCYLSNAAVHKLIQVAGAERIGDDAVEELRKVLEEIAINIGKDAIELSSHAGRRTVKLEDIRLSAKRIKLNLI